One window from the genome of Erwinia sorbitola encodes:
- the ycaO gene encoding 30S ribosomal protein S12 methylthiotransferase accessory factor YcaO, with translation MTQTYIPGKDAALEVSIARFQQKLQDLGFNIEEASWLNPVPNVWSVHIRDRDCPLCFTNGKGASKKAALASALGEYFERLSTNYFFADFWLGEKIANGDFVHYPNEKWFPLPDDDQLPEGILDARLRKFYDPEDEVSASDLVDLQSGNAARGICGLPFTRQSDQQTVYIPMNIIGNLYVSNGMSAGNTANEARVQGLSEVFERYIKNRIIAESISLPTIPQEVLNRYPGVVEAIASLEAEGFPIFSYDASLGGKYPVICVVLFNPANGTCFASFGAHPDFGVALERTVTELLQGRGLKDLDVFTPPTFDDEEVAEHANLETHFIDSSGLISWDMFKDDADYPFADWSFKGTTEEEFATLMAIFKSEDQEVYIADYEHLDVYACRIIVPGMSDIYPAEDLLLANNSMGAYLRDTLLSLPESSWEKSDYLSLLEQLDEDGHDDFTRVRELLGLATGKDNGWYTLRIGELKAMLALAAGDLEQALIWTEWTMEFNQSIFSAERANYYRCLQTLLLLSQEEGRDPLQYHTAFVRMYGQEAMDKASAAISGEAPFYGLQSVDSDLKAFPAHQALLAAYEKLQDAKRSNWK, from the coding sequence ATGACTCAAACTTATATCCCAGGCAAAGATGCCGCGCTGGAAGTATCCATCGCACGCTTTCAGCAAAAGCTACAGGATCTTGGCTTCAATATTGAAGAAGCATCCTGGCTGAACCCGGTTCCAAATGTCTGGTCAGTTCATATTCGCGACCGCGACTGTCCGCTGTGCTTTACTAACGGTAAAGGCGCGAGCAAAAAAGCGGCCCTGGCCTCTGCGCTGGGTGAGTACTTTGAACGCCTGTCCACCAACTATTTCTTTGCCGACTTCTGGCTGGGCGAGAAGATCGCGAACGGCGATTTCGTTCACTATCCTAACGAAAAATGGTTCCCGCTGCCGGATGACGATCAGCTGCCAGAAGGTATCCTTGATGCCCGTCTGCGCAAGTTTTACGATCCCGAAGACGAAGTAAGCGCCAGCGATTTGGTTGATTTGCAATCGGGTAATGCTGCGCGCGGTATCTGCGGCCTGCCATTTACCCGCCAGTCAGATCAGCAAACGGTCTATATCCCGATGAACATCATCGGCAACCTGTATGTCTCAAACGGTATGTCCGCCGGTAACACTGCTAACGAAGCTCGCGTTCAGGGCCTGTCCGAGGTGTTTGAGCGTTATATCAAGAACCGAATCATCGCAGAATCTATCAGCCTGCCGACTATTCCGCAGGAAGTATTAAACCGCTACCCTGGCGTCGTTGAGGCCATTGCCTCGCTGGAAGCAGAAGGTTTCCCTATCTTCTCCTATGATGCCTCTCTGGGCGGCAAGTATCCGGTTATTTGTGTCGTGCTGTTTAATCCAGCCAACGGTACCTGCTTCGCTTCATTTGGTGCCCATCCTGACTTTGGTGTGGCTCTGGAGCGTACCGTCACTGAGTTGTTGCAGGGGCGCGGCCTGAAAGATCTTGATGTCTTCACACCGCCAACCTTCGATGATGAAGAAGTGGCCGAGCACGCTAACCTGGAAACTCACTTTATCGATTCCAGCGGCCTGATCTCATGGGATATGTTCAAGGATGATGCGGATTACCCGTTCGCAGACTGGAGCTTCAAAGGCACCACTGAAGAAGAGTTCGCCACTTTGATGGCTATCTTCAAGTCAGAAGATCAGGAAGTCTACATTGCTGACTATGAGCATCTTGATGTTTATGCCTGCCGTATTATCGTACCAGGCATGTCTGATATCTATCCGGCAGAAGATCTCCTGCTGGCGAATAACAGCATGGGTGCTTATCTGCGAGATACGCTTCTCAGCCTGCCAGAAAGCAGCTGGGAAAAATCAGACTATCTCTCCCTGCTGGAACAGCTGGATGAAGATGGACATGATGACTTTACCCGTGTGCGTGAACTGCTGGGGCTGGCAACAGGAAAAGATAATGGCTGGTACACACTGCGTATTGGCGAGCTGAAAGCGATGCTGGCACTTGCTGCTGGCGATCTGGAGCAGGCGCTAATCTGGACAGAGTGGACAATGGAATTCAACCAGTCCATCTTCAGTGCTGAACGCGCCAACTATTATCGTTGCCTGCAAACACTGCTGCTGTTGAGCCAGGAAGAAGGACGCGATCCGTTGCAGTACCACACGGCGTTTGTACGTATGTATGGTCAGGAAGCGATGGATAAAGCTTCTGCTGCAATCAGTGGTGAAGCACCGTTTTATGGTTTGCAGAGCGTCGACAGCGACCTGAAAGCATTCCCTGCACATCAGGCTTTACTGGCTGCTTACGAAAAACTTCAGGATGCAAAACGCTCAAACTGGAAATAA
- the focA gene encoding formate transporter FocA: MKAGNPFDLLLPSEMAKVAEDAGVYKATKQPFTTFFLAITAGVFISIAFAFYITATTGTAAVPWGLAKLVGGICFSLGLMLVVVCGADLFTSTVLTVVAKASGRITWAQLARNWIIVYVGNFIGAIFFVALIWFAGQYMAANGAWGLNVLQTADHKMHHTFIEAVCLGILANLMVCMAVWMSYSGRSLLDKMFAMVLPVAMFVASGFEHSIANMFLIPMGIIIKEFATPEFWQVTGASAEQFSHLTVGHFITDNLIPVTIGNIIGGGLMVGLTYWVIYLRDGDHHN, from the coding sequence GTGAAAGCTGGCAACCCCTTTGATCTACTGTTACCGTCCGAAATGGCAAAAGTTGCCGAAGACGCTGGCGTCTATAAAGCAACGAAACAACCCTTCACTACTTTTTTTCTGGCAATCACCGCTGGGGTTTTTATCTCCATCGCCTTTGCTTTTTATATCACCGCAACGACTGGTACGGCAGCTGTCCCCTGGGGCCTGGCTAAACTGGTTGGTGGTATCTGCTTTTCACTGGGTCTGATGTTAGTTGTTGTGTGCGGTGCTGACCTGTTTACTTCTACCGTTCTTACGGTGGTTGCTAAAGCAAGCGGTCGCATCACATGGGCGCAGCTCGCCCGCAACTGGATTATCGTCTATGTGGGCAACTTTATCGGCGCCATCTTCTTTGTCGCTCTGATATGGTTTGCCGGCCAATATATGGCCGCCAACGGTGCCTGGGGACTGAATGTCCTGCAAACCGCTGACCACAAGATGCACCATACTTTCATCGAAGCAGTTTGCCTTGGCATTCTGGCAAATCTGATGGTCTGTATGGCGGTATGGATGAGTTACTCCGGCCGTAGTCTTCTGGACAAAATGTTTGCCATGGTGTTGCCCGTTGCGATGTTTGTTGCCAGCGGCTTTGAGCACAGCATCGCCAACATGTTCCTTATTCCCATGGGTATTATCATTAAAGAGTTTGCTACCCCTGAGTTCTGGCAAGTTACCGGGGCTAGTGCAGAACAGTTTTCACATCTGACCGTAGGCCATTTTATTACTGATAACCTGATCCCGGTGACAATCGGCAATATTATCGGTGGTGGTTTAATGGTTGGTTTAACCTACTGGGTGATTTATCTACGTGATGGCGACCATCACAACTAA
- the pflB gene encoding formate C-acetyltransferase, with translation MTELNQKMAKAWESFAQGEWQTSVNVRDFIQKNYTPYEGDEAFLAGATEATTALWDKVMEGIKQENRTHAPVDFDTDLPSTITSHDAGYINKSLEKIVGLQTEAPLKRALIPFGGIKMVEGSCKVYGRELDPSVKKIFTEYRKTHNQGVFDVYTPDILRCRKSGVLTGLPDAYGRGRIIGDYRRVALYGIDALMKDKFAQFTSLQSDMENGVNLEATIRLREEIADQHHALQQIKEMAAKYGCDISGPATSAKEAVQWTYFGYLAAVKSQNGAAMSFGRVSTFLDIYFERDLKAGVITELEAQELIDHLVMKLRMVRFLRTPEYDELFSGDPIWATESLGGMGVDGRTLVTKNTFRFLNTLYTMGPSPEPNMTILWSEKLPLNFKKYAAKVSIDTSSLQYENDDLMRPDFNNDDYAIACCVSPMIVGKQMQFFGARANLAKTMLYAINGGVDEKMKMQVGPKEAPMMDEVLDYDKVLARMDHFMDWLAKQYVTALNVIHYMHDKYSYEASLMALHDRDVYRTMACGIAGLSVAADSLSAIKYAKVSTIRDEDGLAVDFKIEGEYPQFGNNDSRVDDIACDLVERFMKKIQKLQTYRNAVPTQSVLTITSNVVYGKKTGNTPDGRRAGAPFGPGANPMHGRDQKGAVASLTSVAKLPFAYAKDGISYTFSIVPNALGKNDDVRKTNLAGLMDGYFHHEASIEGGQHLNVNVMNREMLLEAMENPEKYPQLTIRVSGYAVRFNSLTKEQQQDVITRTFTQSM, from the coding sequence ATGACCGAGCTTAATCAAAAAATGGCGAAAGCCTGGGAAAGCTTTGCACAGGGTGAATGGCAGACCAGCGTTAACGTCCGTGACTTCATTCAGAAAAACTACACACCGTATGAAGGCGACGAAGCGTTCCTGGCCGGTGCCACAGAGGCAACGACTGCTCTGTGGGACAAAGTTATGGAAGGCATCAAACAAGAAAACCGCACTCACGCGCCGGTTGACTTTGATACTGACCTGCCATCTACCATCACTTCACACGATGCAGGCTATATTAATAAAAGCCTGGAAAAAATTGTTGGTTTACAGACTGAAGCCCCACTGAAACGTGCCCTGATTCCTTTCGGCGGCATTAAAATGGTTGAAGGTTCATGCAAAGTGTATGGCCGTGAACTTGACCCATCAGTGAAAAAAATCTTCACCGAATACCGCAAAACTCACAACCAGGGTGTTTTCGATGTCTATACTCCAGACATTCTGCGTTGCCGTAAATCAGGTGTGCTGACTGGTCTGCCAGATGCATATGGTCGTGGTCGTATCATTGGTGACTACCGTCGCGTAGCACTGTACGGCATCGACGCTCTGATGAAAGACAAATTCGCTCAGTTCACTTCGCTTCAGAGCGATATGGAAAATGGCGTTAACCTGGAAGCGACTATTCGCCTGCGCGAAGAGATTGCTGACCAGCATCATGCCCTTCAGCAGATTAAAGAGATGGCAGCGAAATATGGCTGCGATATCTCTGGCCCGGCTACCAGTGCGAAAGAAGCTGTACAGTGGACTTACTTCGGCTACCTGGCTGCGGTGAAATCACAGAACGGTGCTGCCATGTCCTTTGGTCGCGTTTCTACCTTCCTGGATATCTACTTTGAGCGCGACCTGAAAGCAGGCGTAATCACTGAACTGGAAGCACAGGAACTGATCGACCACCTGGTAATGAAACTGCGTATGGTGCGCTTCCTGCGTACCCCTGAGTACGATGAACTGTTCTCAGGTGACCCAATCTGGGCAACAGAATCTCTGGGCGGTATGGGTGTTGACGGACGTACTCTGGTAACTAAAAATACCTTCCGCTTCCTGAATACCCTGTACACCATGGGGCCTTCACCAGAACCAAACATGACTATTCTGTGGTCTGAAAAACTGCCACTGAACTTCAAAAAATACGCGGCTAAAGTTTCCATCGATACATCATCTCTGCAATACGAGAATGATGATCTGATGCGCCCTGACTTTAACAACGATGACTACGCCATCGCCTGCTGTGTTAGCCCGATGATTGTCGGCAAACAGATGCAGTTCTTCGGTGCACGTGCTAACCTGGCAAAAACCATGCTGTATGCAATCAACGGCGGCGTGGATGAAAAAATGAAAATGCAGGTTGGCCCGAAAGAAGCGCCAATGATGGATGAAGTGCTGGACTACGATAAAGTGTTGGCCCGTATGGATCACTTTATGGATTGGCTGGCAAAACAGTATGTGACTGCGCTGAACGTTATCCACTACATGCACGACAAATACAGCTATGAAGCTTCGCTGATGGCGCTGCATGACCGTGATGTTTACCGTACTATGGCTTGTGGTATCGCTGGTCTGTCAGTTGCTGCTGACTCACTGTCTGCCATTAAATATGCCAAAGTATCCACCATTCGTGATGAAGATGGCCTGGCGGTTGACTTCAAAATTGAAGGTGAATATCCGCAGTTTGGTAATAACGACTCACGCGTTGATGACATTGCCTGCGACCTGGTTGAACGTTTCATGAAAAAAATTCAGAAACTGCAAACCTACCGTAATGCGGTGCCAACTCAGTCCGTGCTGACCATTACCTCTAACGTGGTGTATGGTAAGAAAACAGGTAACACTCCGGACGGACGTCGTGCTGGCGCACCATTCGGCCCAGGCGCAAACCCAATGCACGGTCGCGACCAGAAAGGTGCTGTTGCCTCTCTGACCTCCGTTGCTAAACTGCCGTTTGCCTACGCGAAAGATGGTATCTCTTATACCTTCTCCATCGTGCCAAATGCTCTGGGTAAAAACGACGATGTGCGTAAAACCAACCTTGCCGGTCTGATGGATGGTTATTTCCATCACGAAGCCAGCATTGAAGGCGGCCAGCACCTCAACGTTAACGTGATGAACCGTGAAATGCTGCTTGAAGCAATGGAGAACCCGGAAAAATATCCGCAGCTCACCATCCGCGTATCAGGCTATGCAGTTCGCTTCAACTCACTGACTAAAGAGCAGCAGCAGGACGTGATTACACGTACCTTTACACAGTCAATGTAA
- the pflA gene encoding pyruvate formate lyase 1-activating protein — protein sequence MSVIGRIHSFESCGTVDGPGIRFITFFQGCLMRCLYCHNRDTWDTHGGKEITVEELMKDVVSYRHFMNASGGGVTASGGEAILQAEFVRDWFRACRAEGINTCLDTNGFVRRYDPVIDELLDVTDLVMLDLKQINDDVHQILVGVSNHRTLDFARYLSKRNIRTWIRYVVVPGYSDDDDSAHRLGEFTRDMGNVEKIELLPYHELGKHKWVAMGEEYKLDGVHPPKADTMERVKGILESYGHYVMY from the coding sequence ATGTCAGTAATCGGTCGCATCCACTCTTTTGAATCGTGCGGGACTGTAGATGGCCCCGGCATCCGTTTTATCACCTTCTTCCAGGGCTGCCTGATGCGCTGCCTGTATTGCCATAACCGTGATACCTGGGATACGCACGGTGGCAAAGAGATCACCGTTGAAGAGCTAATGAAAGATGTGGTGTCCTATCGCCACTTTATGAACGCTTCTGGCGGTGGCGTAACCGCATCCGGAGGAGAGGCTATCCTGCAAGCCGAGTTCGTGCGTGACTGGTTCCGTGCATGCAGAGCCGAAGGGATTAACACCTGTCTGGATACCAACGGCTTTGTTCGCCGCTATGATCCGGTGATCGACGAACTACTGGACGTTACTGACCTTGTGATGCTCGACCTTAAGCAGATTAATGATGACGTACACCAGATTCTGGTCGGCGTCTCCAACCACCGTACGCTCGATTTCGCCCGTTATCTCTCCAAGCGTAATATTCGTACCTGGATCCGCTATGTGGTGGTACCTGGCTACTCAGATGATGATGATTCCGCTCACCGTCTGGGTGAGTTTACGCGCGATATGGGCAACGTGGAGAAAATCGAACTGCTGCCGTATCACGAACTCGGCAAGCATAAATGGGTGGCAATGGGAGAAGAGTACAAGCTGGACGGCGTTCACCCACCAAAAGCCGATACCATGGAGCGAGTGAAAGGTATTCTCGAAAGCTACGGTCACTACGTGATGTATTAA
- a CDS encoding MFS transporter, with translation MSIWSRPVLVLLCGLLLLTVSIAVLNTLVPLWLTHDALPTWQVGIVSSSYYCGNLLGTLVAGWLIKRVGFNHSYYLASLIFALATLALALGTGFWSWALWRFVAGIGCALIWVVVESALLCNGTLQNRGRLLAAYMIIYYIGTVAGQLLVSKVSTELMHVLPWVSSVILAAVLPLVFCRVTARQENEETPAGRLWPMLRRRNARLGINGCIISGIVLGSLYGLMPLYLSHQGMSDSTVGYWMALLVSAGILGQWPVGRLADRYGRLLALRVQVFVVILGALAMLSNAAMAPALFILGCAGFTLYPVAMSWACETVAHHELVAMNQALLLSYTLGSLAGPTMTSMLMQSYSDRLLFVMIAGVALVYLVMLLRKADHHANPVAHA, from the coding sequence ATGTCCATCTGGTCACGTCCTGTTCTGGTGCTGCTGTGCGGCTTGCTGCTGCTGACAGTTTCAATTGCCGTGCTCAATACGCTGGTGCCGCTCTGGCTCACGCATGATGCACTGCCGACGTGGCAGGTAGGGATCGTCAGCTCCTCTTACTACTGTGGGAACCTGCTGGGTACATTGGTTGCTGGCTGGCTGATTAAACGCGTTGGTTTTAACCACAGTTACTATCTGGCATCGCTGATATTTGCTCTGGCTACTCTTGCCCTGGCGCTGGGGACGGGCTTCTGGTCGTGGGCGCTGTGGCGGTTTGTTGCTGGTATCGGCTGTGCTTTGATTTGGGTCGTTGTGGAAAGCGCATTGCTGTGTAACGGAACGCTGCAAAACCGTGGACGCCTGCTGGCTGCATATATGATCATTTATTACATTGGTACCGTGGCAGGGCAATTACTGGTCAGTAAAGTCTCCACTGAATTGATGCACGTGTTGCCATGGGTAAGCAGTGTGATACTGGCGGCAGTTCTGCCTCTGGTGTTCTGCCGCGTGACTGCGCGTCAGGAAAATGAAGAGACTCCGGCAGGGCGGCTGTGGCCGATGCTGCGCCGACGCAATGCGCGTCTGGGTATTAACGGCTGTATTATATCGGGCATTGTGTTGGGTTCGTTATATGGTCTGATGCCTCTCTATCTCTCTCATCAGGGTATGAGTGACTCAACTGTTGGCTACTGGATGGCTCTGCTGGTCAGTGCGGGGATTCTTGGTCAATGGCCGGTAGGGCGGCTTGCCGATCGTTATGGACGGCTGCTGGCGCTGCGGGTACAGGTATTTGTCGTTATCCTGGGGGCGCTGGCGATGTTGAGTAATGCCGCCATGGCACCTGCGCTGTTCATTCTTGGCTGCGCCGGATTTACCCTTTATCCGGTCGCAATGTCCTGGGCTTGCGAAACTGTCGCTCACCATGAACTGGTGGCCATGAATCAGGCGCTGCTACTGAGTTATACCCTGGGCAGCCTCGCAGGCCCGACGATGACTTCAATGCTGATGCAGAGCTACTCCGACCGGTTATTATTTGTCATGATTGCCGGGGTCGCGCTGGTCTATCTGGTGATGCTGCTGCGTAAAGCCGATCACCATGCTAATCCAGTGGCTCATGCATAA
- the serS gene encoding serine--tRNA ligase — MLDPNLLRTEPDAVAEKLARRGYKLDVDTLRAHEERRKVLQVETENLQAERNSRSKSIGQAKARGEDIEPLRQEVNVLGERLDAAKAELDALLTSINDFSLAIPNIPADVVPLGKDDSENLEISRWGEPRKFDFAVRDHVELGEMAAGLDFAAAVKLTGSRFIVMKGQIALMHRALSQFMLDLHTEQHGYQETYVPYLVNHASLYGTGQLPKFGEDLFHTRPLEEEASSSNYALIPTSEVPLTNLVRDEILEEESLPIKMTAHTPCFRSEAGAYGRDTRGLIRMHQFDKVEMVQITRPEDSMDALEELVGHAEKVLQLLNLPYRKVLLCTGDMGFGSHKTYDLEVWLPAQDTYREISSCSNMGDFQARRMKARCRPRGEKATRLVHTLNGSGLAVGRTLVAVLENYQQADGRIEVPEVLRPYMKGLEFIG; from the coding sequence ATGCTCGATCCCAATCTACTGCGTACTGAGCCAGACGCAGTCGCTGAAAAACTGGCACGCCGTGGCTATAAGCTGGACGTTGATACGCTGCGCGCACATGAAGAGCGTCGTAAAGTACTGCAGGTTGAAACTGAAAACCTGCAAGCTGAGCGTAACTCTCGATCCAAATCCATCGGGCAGGCCAAAGCACGTGGGGAAGATATCGAGCCATTGCGTCAGGAAGTGAATGTTCTGGGCGAGCGCCTGGACGCTGCTAAAGCAGAGCTGGATGCGCTGCTGACCAGCATCAATGACTTTTCGCTGGCGATCCCCAACATCCCTGCGGATGTGGTTCCGCTCGGCAAAGACGACAGTGAAAACCTGGAAATCAGCCGCTGGGGTGAACCGCGCAAGTTTGACTTTGCGGTGCGTGACCACGTAGAGCTGGGTGAAATGGCCGCAGGCCTTGATTTTGCCGCAGCGGTAAAACTGACCGGTTCACGCTTTATCGTGATGAAGGGCCAGATTGCGCTGATGCATCGCGCTCTGAGCCAGTTTATGCTTGATCTGCATACCGAACAGCATGGCTACCAGGAAACCTACGTACCTTATCTGGTAAATCATGCCAGCCTGTACGGTACGGGGCAGCTGCCTAAGTTTGGCGAAGATCTGTTCCATACCCGCCCGCTGGAAGAAGAAGCCTCCAGCAGCAACTATGCGCTGATCCCGACTTCAGAAGTTCCGCTGACCAACCTGGTGCGCGATGAGATTCTGGAAGAAGAATCACTGCCGATCAAAATGACTGCTCACACCCCATGCTTCCGTTCCGAAGCCGGGGCATATGGGCGTGATACGCGCGGCCTGATCCGTATGCACCAGTTTGATAAAGTTGAAATGGTGCAGATAACGCGTCCGGAAGATTCGATGGATGCGCTCGAAGAGCTGGTAGGTCATGCAGAGAAAGTGCTGCAACTGCTCAACCTGCCATACCGTAAAGTTCTGCTGTGTACCGGTGATATGGGCTTTGGTTCGCACAAAACCTACGATCTGGAAGTGTGGCTGCCTGCGCAGGACACTTATCGCGAGATCTCTTCCTGCTCAAATATGGGTGATTTCCAGGCCCGCCGGATGAAAGCACGCTGCCGTCCACGCGGTGAAAAAGCGACTCGCCTGGTACATACCCTTAATGGTTCTGGTCTGGCCGTGGGTCGTACTTTGGTTGCGGTGCTGGAAAACTATCAGCAGGCGGACGGTCGTATTGAAGTGCCGGAAGTTCTGCGCCCTTATATGAAAGGCCTGGAATTTATTGGCTAA